GTTTGTGAGCTATTCGTAGCTcaaattgataaaaaatttattcgaAATCATTCGTTGAGATTATGGAGTcgaactcgagctcgagcttaaaGATATTCAGCTCGTAAACATGTTCGCGTGCTCGATTAGTTTGTTATGCTTTGAGTGTACAATAATAACTTACATTATTGTCTCATTCACAATGAAGGCAGAGGGTGTAAACAAGAATGCACCAATAGAGTTCCAAAAGACTAAGCTCATGACCCGTTTAACACACACAACTGACCAAAACTCTCTCGGCACCACTCAAATACTTGCATTTCCTATGAATATCAATTAAAGCATTCCCAAGAAGCAAATCCAAACTATATCCATGCATCACAGCATCACCATGAATTTCTTTAGCCTTCGTTAAATCCCCTGCATTTGTACAGATTTTGACAGCTGCTAAAATAACAAACTTGTCTAGAAGCACTTTTTGgctgtttttttttattccatTGTAGACTTTATTGCTTCCTCACACCGACCCATTTTGGTATAAGCTGAAATCAATGCAGTCCATGACAATACGTCTGGTTCGGAAATATTGTCGAACAGTTGGCGACTGAAGTTATTCCTTGAAAAAGAATATAACTTCTTTCTTTCATCTGGATAGTAAAAAATTGATCTTCTTAGTAAAGATTCATTTTTAGCAGTTTCGTATTATTTACAGGTTTTGAGTGATGATCTtgatttcaatttaaataatttttgttacTTTTGAATTTATGGTTTGATGTAATAATTTCTTTACGCTAGGAATCATACACgatcatataaaatttcaagagtctaataaaaataaaagaaatacttaaatggttttaaaattttcaaaaagatGAGTTATGGTAGCAACAAATGAATcacaaatttactaaaaataaaaaactttgtAAATTGAAATgaacattttattattttatccatcttgattatacaaaattttttctcttttttcgaTTGTCTCGAATTATATAGTTCACTTTCtatgtttaatattatttttcttattaaatataaccctaatatatttgattgacaaatttaaaattttaacatgtgTAAACTTTGTTTTCCAATGATTTTCTTACccttataatatataatagtgACATCATATTAACATTGTCGTATGTAttttttttgatgaaaaataaatttatattttcaattatgAGACCAACAACATTTTTCGAATATATAATTAGGTTGGCACCAACCGAATCCTATGAATACTCCAATCTGCCCCCAATCCAGTGACACGAAATTCCAAATCTACCCCCCACCACGTTACAAGTTCCATTTCCCCCTAGACCTGCAAAATCCAGCCCTAACTTTTCAACCTATACATACAAAAACAATATCTCTTCCGCATTTTCACTAATATTTTTTGCTCCACCCTCCCAAATTCCTCATAACCCCCCCACCTCCACCGATGATCTGCCCATTCTCCAACCCTTTTAATTCTTCTTTCTTGCCCCTGTTTTCATGTTGTGCCCGTCACATTTACGTACCCCAATTTTCCCAGCCAAAAGTGTATTTGGTGTCTCACACAATTCACATCTAATTAGTACCCTAATAAATTACTAGTCAAAAGTTGCAATTTTCGTCTAAATTAAAAAAACCCACTTCGAAAAATTACGGTGATCCACAGTTCTTCGAGGTACATTACCTACACAGCCTTGAGTTTGTCTgggaattattgatttttttttttttttgggattcccatttgttatgtatgtgtatgtatatggGTATTGTTGGTATATGTGTGACATGTTTAATGGTAACATTGCATAGCACATCCATGGCCTAAGCCAAGAGTTTTCCATCACAATTACAGGTAAAATTAAGTGACCCAGTAAAGGAAACAACTTGTATCGATCtatttttttggttaattaaATTGGGTTCGTGTCAAAATTGATGTGCCATTGACTGTAACTTTACTGTTGCGTTAGGGGGTtcaagaataaatttttttttcttttcacgTGTTGTAGTCTGTAAAATTTTTGTACGGGGGGGTTTAAATTTTGTAGTGCTAAAGtcttaaacttttatttttcatttgatttgattttatgtGTTTAGGGTTTTAATTTTTGCTTCAAATGAGATAATCTTTTAGGGTTTTTAAACAGATGGATGCTTATAATTTAGGGGATTTGACAGCAATTTAAAGGGCATGTATTGGAAAATGTGTTTTTTGGCAAGGGATTGTTGTTCAATGTTGCATACTGGGTAAAGTTCTAGTCTTTGCATGTAATTCTTGAAATTCAGTTGAAAGAACTAATTTTGAAGTTAAAAGTGTAATGCTATCAGCATTTTAATTTTGTCTCGTAATCAATGTGATTGGTTTttcttcattttaattttttttcaaaaatgtacTCTGTTTCTGCATATTATTCGGATATGTTCAGTACAAGCTCAACTTACGCCTGTATTGACTTGGGACGTCTCTAGGTGAGTTTTAGTTCGGGCATGATCTCCACGCAATGAGCTGGAATAATATTAATGCTAAATGGAGCTTTATTGAAAAAACTATACATAGATAATAATCTTACTTATTTGGCAAGTTTTATCGGGATCTTCATTTAAATGCTAACTACTTTTAATCagctaattaattttttgttgaaattgTTCCCTTTTTAGCTATTTTCTGGACTGTGGATCGAGATATAAAGAAAGAAGTAATTTCATTTCGGATGATGATTTTAGTGAAGTGGTGCCTTGAAACTAAGTTGATGGCGgaatttattatttgaaaattttgattttttttaaagtttgacTAGCCCAGTATGGGACCGCCTCTGAATTTTATAGCAGAGATAACAGTTAAATTACTGGGACGAGGAATTTGGTAAATTACATTGCTCGTCATTGTATTTTAATTCCTCTGCATCATGTTCATGTCTTTGACGCAGACATATGCATGCATGGGAAACTTGTAACTACATTGATGACAAGTCCTGAAAACCACCAATCTTTTACTTGGAAATACTTTTTGTATTTTAGTTGCATCGTTATTTTCGTTGTACACTCCCTTGAATCTCTTTAACCTCACTGTGTCTGACTGCAGATTTGATTTGGTTTAACTCCTTCTATGGACATGAGCTGACATTAAAACTTTTAGTTTTAAACAATGGAAACGCTCCCATGTACTGGTGCACACAATGTGGGAGAATCCGATCGTTCTGAACATAGCTTGCAAAGAGCTTATAAATATGATGGAAAATCGGAACTTTTCCTTGATGCAGAACAAGTTGGGAAAGAAGATCTCAAAGCTAATGGTCTAGTGCTAAATGGGGTTGAGTCTCATGAGTTAGGGGAGGATGGTGGTCAATTTATTTTGGAGAGATTCCCTTCTTCAGAAGGCTGCTCAAATGTAGATATGTATAATGATTTTGATGCTGACAGACAAAATCTCTCCAGTGACTCCCATGATTCTGAAGATGACCATTTAGACCAGAGGGATCATTTTTCTGGACCTGATGTTGCCTTAGATCACTCTCAGATAGTTTTTGAAACTGGTGAAAGCGGATTGCCATATGACAAGCGAGAGGGATTATGCCATCCTGAAATCAGAGATGTAGAATTAGATGAAGCCCAAGCAGTTTGGGTGAAGGTATATATAACTCTATTTGTTTTGGCGGACCTTTTACAGTTTTATAAATATGTCGGTGGTTTCTATCCAGTGTTCATTATAATTGTAGTCAGCTCTGCATGATATCTCAGATCTAGTTTCCAAGttgaagaaaataaacaaatatccAAAGTTGATTCTAGAGTCTGTGTGATGATCAGACATTTCTGCAGTAGAATAATGTAACCCCATGAACTCCATAATCACAACGTCAGCAATACTAAAAGTTCGtcaaaatgcttaaaatttcatgatgatCATGTTAATTGGCACGAGGCTTCAGATTTATGTTCAAGCTTCATGAAATTTGAGCTCAAAGTTTCATATATAAAATGCtgaatttgttttttatttgcaCATGTTATGCTGAAGGTTAATAATGCAGTAGAGTACAGGAATTCTGATCTATGActgtttgacaaaaaaaatttcaacttcCCTGTAATATTTCTACCACGAGTTCATTTTTATGAACTTTACTCTTGTGCTTATGAGAAAAGTATGAATATCATTTGAGGATTATTTGATACTAACTGTTCAGTTTTGGCACTTGTAGTGGAGGGGGAAATGGCAATCAGGGATCAGATGTGCAAGGGCTGACTGGCCATTATTGACTGTGAAAGCAAAACCAACTCACGACAGGAAACAATATCTTGTGATATTCTTTCCGCGGACTAGAAATTATTCTTGGGCTGATGTGCAACTAGTCCGTCCAATCTCCGAATACCCGGAGCCAATTGCTTATAAAACACACAAAGTTGGTCTGAAAATGGTGAAAGATTTAACTCTTGCTCGTCGTTTTATTATGCAAAAGCTGGCTGTGAGCATGCTAAATATTCTCGACCAGTTGCACCTTGAGGTTTGCTTTTGAAGTTAATCCCTTCATTTAACATACATTTCTAAGCATGAGTGTATGAAGGGATTTTCAGATTGgcgaatattattaattattatctttATGTTGATTCTGCTGCTATCGAATTCTGTCTCAAGATCTTTTCATGGTAATCCAGGCTTTGGTTGAGAGTGCTCGTGATATGATGGTTTTGAAGGAATTCGCAATGGAGGCTTCACGAAGTAAATTTTATTCTGATCTTGGAAGGATGCTTTTGAAGCTTCAAAATGTaaaaattctttcatttcatttAGTACTATGCAcaacaaaaaatattgtattttttacttttatttctCCTCCATATGTTGAGGTTACATCAGGGTAGCTATAGTTATTTCTGCTATTATGATTCACTTTGCAGCTGTAGAAGTTGAAATTAGGCTTAGCCTACTGTGGCTATGAATAAAATCTGAAAGAATGTTATAGCTACGAGTTTTTATTGTTGCTCATTTTTTGAGCTGAAATCTGTTGGTGCTTTTTGCCACCATAGATccatttattgatttgtttctGCTCTGTGCTCCTTCAAGTTATCACCCCCTGTTTATGTTCCCCATTTTGTGGTTTgagatttacaaaatattttatgtttgtaTTAActtgtggtggtggtggtgtgtgtatTTCTAATATTCTAATTGccataaaattccctaaacaagTTAGGGTTACCCTACGCAAAGATTCATTGAATTTACTGTTAGGATGGTTCAGTATGGTTCCTTGATAGATCCTTTTCCAATACAATACAAAACTTCAAATGTATTGGCTTTACAGGTTTTGATGTTTCCTTAGATTTTGTTAGTACTTGATTTATATATGTACCATATGTAAAAATTTGGATAAAATCAGTTTAGCTGGTATAAGAGAGAGATAATGATGTTCTTTCAACATCTGATTGGCAGTGTTTATTATTTTCCTGATCAATATAACATCACAATCTGGTTGTCTTTTGTTTTTCAGATGATACTGCAGAGCTGCTTGAATTCACATTGGCTTCAACATTCTTTGCAGCCTTGGATGCAACAGTGTCAGAATGCGGATAATGCTGAATGCATAGAATTGCTTAAAGAGGTACTTGCAAATCCACAAGTTTCAATCATGCATAGATGTCCGTGGATATGAAAGTCGTTGGTGCAAATTTAATAGCATCTGAGTCAACTGAGATAACCACTCAATTTGGTGTACTTCGTAGTATTTATCCTCACCAGAGTAATCATTTACCCCATTAAAAACTTGTCTTGTAGTGTCTGCATATGgcttgatgttttttttttcttcccatTTTTGAACTTGCTCACTGCATATCTTGATAAGTTATAATCTGCTTTTTAGTTAATGTAGAATTAAATTCTTGATAGCACAAATACATGAGTGGGTGTTGAACATATAAATTTGCGAAACTGTCCTGATATATGGATTTGATTGTGAAACAAATCGGAATGCTTCATGCATTTTCTTTGTAacggtttttaattttgttgtttttctttttgagaGTTATCCTTGGGGCATCATCCATCCGTGGAATGAGCTATTAATCTTATTTTAAATGGAAACTTAGCGGTTAGCATGCACCTTGATTGCCATGTTATAAGAGTTCAAAAATGAGAACTTCATCTTGATTTCTCCTGTTTCAAATGCAGTGAATTCctctttcttatttttatcttttaccATCAGATTCTAAGacaactatttcaatatttttcatggttcAGGAATTGAACGACTCCATATTATGGTATGAGGTAAACTCTAGGTCAAGTTCAGCATCATTGATGGAGCTGGGATTTGATTGGAAGAGTTGGAAACAAGAGGTGATGAAGTGTTTTTCAGTTTCACATCCTATATGCTCTACTGTAGGCTCAAACGAGCCTGTTAATGATAATGCATTGACTGGGGGGCTTCAGATAAGCAGGAAAAGACCTAAGCTTGAGATCCGTCGCGCTGATACACATGCATTTAGTTCACACCATTCTGCTCCTTCTGAAACCAACTCTAGTTTTTTCAATGGATATGGTGTTGCAAACTGCTCAGCACTGAATTCTGAGGCTCCAACTACGATAAGTTCTCAGGATGCGGCTGCCCCAGCGGCATACACTGGATGTGTTTCTGATAAATGGGATGATATAATTGTCGAGGCTGGAAATGTGGAAGTTATTCAGGCTAAAGACGTGGAACTGACCCCTTCTGCTTCTGTAACGCCAAAGTTCCAAGAATCAGGAGATCGTAATCGACAATGCATAGCTTTTATAGAATCTAAAGGAAGGCAGTGCGTGAGGTATGCTAATGAAGGCGATGTATATTGTTGCGTGCATTTGGCTTCTCGTTTTGCTGGAAATTCTGCAAAAGCTGAAGCAATGCATTCTGCTGATTCACCTATGTGTGGAGGTACCACAGTGCTTGGGACAAAATGTAAACACAGAGCTCTAGTTGGTTCTGCCTTTTGCAAGAAACATAGGCCACTCGATGGTAAGAATATGATATCTGCTGTTACTAACTTTAAAAGAAAAAGCGAGGAAACTATTGTGTATCCAGAGAGTAAAAGTCCGACACAATCTGTGCTTGACCGAGTGACTGAAAATCCTGCCCGAGTTGATCCATTGTTAGATATGGGAAAAGACTTCATCTCAGCAAGCACTATGATAGAGAAACCTGAGCAGCTTCAGCAGGCTCACAGCAGTGATGAGATGGTAGAGTGCATAGGTTCATGGCCCCAAGTTGGAAATGATCCTTGCCTCGAAATCCCGAAACGACATTCTTTGTACTGTGAGAAACATATACCTAGCTGGCTTAAACGTGCTAGGAATGGTAAGACTAGAATTGTGTCGAAGGAAGTATTCATAGATCTCCTAAAAGATTGTCATTCTAGGGAGCAAAAATTGCAGTTGCACCAAGCATGTGAACTCTTCTACAGGCTTTTGAAAAGTATATTGTCTTTGAGAAATCCAGTACCCAAAGAAGTACAGTTTCAATGGGCAATCTCTGAGGCTTCCAAAGATCCTAGGGTAGGGGAATTTATGATGAAATTGGTGCACCATGAAAAAGAGAGGTTGAGAAAGCTCTGGGGCTTTGGGGTCGAGGAATTAGAGAAAGCATCATCAACTATTGAAGAGTTGGTTCCAATTTCGATGCTGATGTCTCATGATAGAAATCTCGACGAAAATGTTATCAAGTGCAAAATTTGCTCAGAAATGTTTCTTGATGATCAAGTGCTTGGAAAACACTGGATAGATAGCCATA
This window of the Primulina huaijiensis isolate GDHJ02 chromosome 3, ASM1229523v2, whole genome shotgun sequence genome carries:
- the LOC140974399 gene encoding histone-lysine N-methyltransferase SUVR5-like isoform X1, giving the protein METLPCTGAHNVGESDRSEHSLQRAYKYDGKSELFLDAEQVGKEDLKANGLVLNGVESHELGEDGGQFILERFPSSEGCSNVDMYNDFDADRQNLSSDSHDSEDDHLDQRDHFSGPDVALDHSQIVFETGESGLPYDKREGLCHPEIRDVELDEAQAVWVKWRGKWQSGIRCARADWPLLTVKAKPTHDRKQYLVIFFPRTRNYSWADVQLVRPISEYPEPIAYKTHKVGLKMVKDLTLARRFIMQKLAVSMLNILDQLHLEALVESARDMMVLKEFAMEASRSKFYSDLGRMLLKLQNMILQSCLNSHWLQHSLQPWMQQCQNADNAECIELLKEELNDSILWYEVNSRSSSASLMELGFDWKSWKQEVMKCFSVSHPICSTVGSNEPVNDNALTGGLQISRKRPKLEIRRADTHAFSSHHSAPSETNSSFFNGYGVANCSALNSEAPTTISSQDAAAPAAYTGCVSDKWDDIIVEAGNVEVIQAKDVELTPSASVTPKFQESGDRNRQCIAFIESKGRQCVRYANEGDVYCCVHLASRFAGNSAKAEAMHSADSPMCGGTTVLGTKCKHRALVGSAFCKKHRPLDGKNMISAVTNFKRKSEETIVYPESKSPTQSVLDRVTENPARVDPLLDMGKDFISASTMIEKPEQLQQAHSSDEMVECIGSWPQVGNDPCLEIPKRHSLYCEKHIPSWLKRARNGKTRIVSKEVFIDLLKDCHSREQKLQLHQACELFYRLLKSILSLRNPVPKEVQFQWAISEASKDPRVGEFMMKLVHHEKERLRKLWGFGVEELEKASSTIEELVPISMLMSHDRNLDENVIKCKICSEMFLDDQVLGKHWIDSHKKEAQWLFRGYVCAICLDSFTNKKVLEAHVQERHRVEFVEQCMLLQCIPCDSHFGNQDQLWLHVLSSHPSHLRLSNATLKQDEGSSQKVEPEKQAPLKNSNPGDQLGTRRFVCRFCGLKFDLLPDLGRHHQAAHMDQNFTGPCLTKKGIQFYAHKLKSGRLTRPRFKRGLNSASYKIRNRLQSLKNGIIPSKSVNPVDIMVQSNVPEVSNLGRLADSQCSAVAKLLFSEIKKTKLQPSISEILSVARSACCKVNLVASLEVSYENLPEKICLKAAKLCSEHDILVEWHREGFICPKGCTPSARSPILSPLVTSSHYTLKGKSSIQSHLMTSEWTMDECHCVIDSRHFSLDLSEKNIILCDDISFGQESVPIACVVDENLLNAEGPDERISESFPWENFTYITKSLIDQSLILEAESSQLGCSCAHSTCFSATCDHVYLFDNDYDDAKDIYGKPMNGRFPYDERGRIILEEGYLVYECNQRCCCSRACQNRVLQNGVQLKLEIFKTEKKGWAVRAREAILRGTFVCECIGEVIDEQEANKRRNRYGKEGCRYFYEIDTRINDMSRLIEGQAPYVVDATNYGNVSRFINHSCSPNLVNHQVLVESMDSQLAHIGLYANRDISLGEELTYDFCYKLLPGEGCLCLCGASNCRGRLY
- the LOC140974399 gene encoding histone-lysine N-methyltransferase SUVR5-like isoform X2 encodes the protein METLPCTGAHNVGESDRSEHSLQRAYKYDGKSELFLDAEQVGKEDLKANGLVLNGVESHELGEDGGQFILERFPSSEGCSNVDMYNDFDADRQNLSSDSHDSEDDHLDQRDHFSGPDVALDHSQIVFETGESGLPYDKREGLCHPEIRDVELDEAQAVWVKWRGKWQSGIRCARADWPLLTVKAKPTHDRKQYLVIFFPRTRNYSWADVQLVRPISEYPEPIAYKTHKVGLKMVKDLTLARRFIMQKLAVSMLNILDQLHLEALVESARDMMVLKEFAMEASRSKFYSDLGRMLLKLQNMILQSCLNSHWLQHSLQPWMQQCQNADNAECIELLKEELNDSILWYEVNSRSSSASLMELGFDWKSWKQEISRKRPKLEIRRADTHAFSSHHSAPSETNSSFFNGYGVANCSALNSEAPTTISSQDAAAPAAYTGCVSDKWDDIIVEAGNVEVIQAKDVELTPSASVTPKFQESGDRNRQCIAFIESKGRQCVRYANEGDVYCCVHLASRFAGNSAKAEAMHSADSPMCGGTTVLGTKCKHRALVGSAFCKKHRPLDGKNMISAVTNFKRKSEETIVYPESKSPTQSVLDRVTENPARVDPLLDMGKDFISASTMIEKPEQLQQAHSSDEMVECIGSWPQVGNDPCLEIPKRHSLYCEKHIPSWLKRARNGKTRIVSKEVFIDLLKDCHSREQKLQLHQACELFYRLLKSILSLRNPVPKEVQFQWAISEASKDPRVGEFMMKLVHHEKERLRKLWGFGVEELEKASSTIEELVPISMLMSHDRNLDENVIKCKICSEMFLDDQVLGKHWIDSHKKEAQWLFRGYVCAICLDSFTNKKVLEAHVQERHRVEFVEQCMLLQCIPCDSHFGNQDQLWLHVLSSHPSHLRLSNATLKQDEGSSQKVEPEKQAPLKNSNPGDQLGTRRFVCRFCGLKFDLLPDLGRHHQAAHMDQNFTGPCLTKKGIQFYAHKLKSGRLTRPRFKRGLNSASYKIRNRLQSLKNGIIPSKSVNPVDIMVQSNVPEVSNLGRLADSQCSAVAKLLFSEIKKTKLQPSISEILSVARSACCKVNLVASLEVSYENLPEKICLKAAKLCSEHDILVEWHREGFICPKGCTPSARSPILSPLVTSSHYTLKGKSSIQSHLMTSEWTMDECHCVIDSRHFSLDLSEKNIILCDDISFGQESVPIACVVDENLLNAEGPDERISESFPWENFTYITKSLIDQSLILEAESSQLGCSCAHSTCFSATCDHVYLFDNDYDDAKDIYGKPMNGRFPYDERGRIILEEGYLVYECNQRCCCSRACQNRVLQNGVQLKLEIFKTEKKGWAVRAREAILRGTFVCECIGEVIDEQEANKRRNRYGKEGCRYFYEIDTRINDMSRLIEGQAPYVVDATNYGNVSRFINHSCSPNLVNHQVLVESMDSQLAHIGLYANRDISLGEELTYDFCYKLLPGEGCLCLCGASNCRGRLY